In a genomic window of Erigeron canadensis isolate Cc75 chromosome 5, C_canadensis_v1, whole genome shotgun sequence:
- the LOC122600490 gene encoding cytochrome c oxidase subunit 5C-2 — protein MGGGRVAHPVLKGPSVVKELVIGAVLGLAAGGLWKMHHWNEQRKTRQFYDLLEKGEIGVVVEEE, from the coding sequence ATGGGTGGTGGTAGGGTTGCTCATCCGGTCTTAAAAGGCCCTAGTGTGGTTAAGGAATTGGTGATTGGAGCTGTGCTTGGGTTAGCTGCTGGTGGTTTGTGGAAGATGCACCATTGGAACGAGCAGAGAAAAACAAGGCAATTCTATGACCTGCTGGAGAAGGGTGAGATCGGtgttgttgttgaagaagaatga